The Leptospira terpstrae serovar Hualin str. LT 11-33 = ATCC 700639 genome includes a region encoding these proteins:
- the nadB gene encoding L-aspartate oxidase, whose product MTRIKSDFLIIGSGVSGLFTALKLAPLGSVVVVTKKADYESNTNYAQGGIASVFDDKDKFEEHIKDTLESGAGLCDLEAVRVLVEEGPTRVRELLDLGVPFTRNQTGELDLAREGGHSKNRIIHSLDRTGSAVEQSLLDHVHANQNIRILENHACVDLITKHHLKDKDNLPLRCYGAYIVDTETGEVFPVLAKKTILATGGAGQVYLHTTNPNIATGDGVASAYRAGAIVKNMEFYQFHPTSLFHEQGNSFLISEAVRGHGGILREIGGRPFMKDYHEMGELAPRDIVARAIDDTMKKKGEPHVLLDITHRPANDIINHFPSIYERCKKLGIDITTDPIPVVPAAHYMCGGVATDLLGRTNIADLYACGETTCTGVHGGNRLASNSLLECLVFSHRIAGDIRSQGTLSYSSETDLIPDWNKEGTTNTEEWVLISHDLVEIKTIMSNYVGIVRSDMRLERALRRLKLISEEVKDYYNRTTVSLGLLELRNLVKVAELIVRSALLRKESRGLHFSTDYPEDRTPSRQDTILSHKL is encoded by the coding sequence GTGACACGAATTAAATCGGATTTTTTGATCATTGGAAGCGGAGTGAGTGGCCTCTTTACCGCACTAAAGTTGGCTCCGCTAGGATCCGTAGTTGTTGTTACGAAAAAGGCAGACTACGAATCCAATACCAATTATGCCCAAGGCGGAATTGCTTCCGTCTTCGATGACAAGGATAAATTTGAAGAACATATCAAAGATACCTTGGAGTCTGGGGCAGGCCTTTGTGACTTGGAAGCAGTCCGAGTCCTTGTGGAAGAAGGACCCACCAGGGTTCGAGAACTTTTAGATCTTGGTGTTCCTTTTACTAGAAACCAAACAGGAGAACTTGATCTTGCCCGAGAAGGTGGGCATAGCAAAAACCGAATCATCCATTCTCTGGATAGAACGGGGAGTGCCGTAGAACAGTCGCTACTCGACCATGTCCATGCCAACCAAAATATCCGCATTTTGGAAAACCATGCCTGTGTGGATCTGATCACCAAACACCATTTAAAAGACAAAGATAACCTTCCTCTTCGTTGTTATGGGGCTTATATTGTAGATACAGAAACCGGAGAGGTTTTTCCCGTCCTTGCCAAAAAAACCATATTAGCAACGGGTGGTGCAGGCCAAGTTTACTTACATACAACTAATCCAAATATTGCGACCGGTGATGGAGTGGCCAGTGCTTACCGAGCCGGTGCCATTGTCAAAAATATGGAGTTTTATCAATTCCATCCTACTTCCCTTTTCCATGAACAAGGAAATAGTTTTTTAATTTCTGAAGCGGTTCGTGGTCATGGTGGCATCTTACGCGAGATAGGTGGTAGACCTTTTATGAAGGACTATCATGAAATGGGAGAATTGGCACCGAGAGACATTGTTGCTCGTGCCATTGACGATACGATGAAAAAGAAAGGAGAACCACACGTTCTTCTAGATATTACTCATAGACCAGCAAACGATATCATCAATCATTTTCCTTCTATCTACGAACGTTGCAAAAAACTAGGAATTGATATCACAACAGATCCTATCCCCGTTGTACCTGCCGCTCACTATATGTGTGGCGGAGTGGCAACAGATTTACTCGGAAGGACAAACATAGCTGACTTGTATGCCTGTGGGGAAACTACTTGCACCGGGGTTCATGGCGGAAACCGATTGGCATCAAACAGTCTTTTGGAGTGCCTTGTATTCTCTCACCGGATTGCTGGTGACATTCGGTCCCAAGGAACTTTAAGTTATTCATCCGAAACCGACTTGATTCCTGATTGGAACAAAGAAGGAACCACAAACACAGAAGAGTGGGTATTAATTTCTCACGATTTAGTCGAGATCAAAACCATTATGAGTAATTATGTGGGGATTGTTCGTTCCGATATGCGTTTGGAAAGAGCACTCCGCCGATTGAAACTGATCTCGGAAGAGGTGAAGGACTATTACAATAGAACCACGGTGTCTCTTGGATTACTAGAACTTCGTAACCTGGTGAAAGTGGCGGAACTCATAGTTCGGTCGGCACTACTCCGAAAAGAAAGTCGTGGGCTTCATTTTAGTACAGACTATCCGGAAGATAGAACTCCTTCACGCCAAGATACCATCCTATCTCACAAACTCTAA
- the hfq gene encoding RNA chaperone Hfq: MSAKNNIQDQLLNTARKEKIDLTIYLLNGVPLKGKVVSFDNFTIILENESKQNLVYKHAISTIIPAKPIKLHSEDAPKEAGGT, translated from the coding sequence ATGTCGGCAAAAAATAATATCCAAGACCAACTTCTAAATACAGCAAGAAAGGAGAAAATTGATCTCACTATCTACTTGTTAAACGGAGTTCCGCTGAAAGGAAAGGTTGTTAGTTTTGACAACTTCACAATCATCTTAGAAAACGAGAGCAAACAGAACTTGGTTTACAAACACGCCATTTCTACGATCATTCCAGCAAAACCCATCAAACTTCACAGTGAAGATGCCCCGAAAGAAGCGGGAGGGACCTAA
- a CDS encoding S41 family peptidase has product MKRIVYLLSFFTLLSFALPVGFISCEPEAKKAPNRVTNFTYQDFETVVKSVDKYYIDKNINKNRAFTDAASFAVLSMPHPLYIYPESYFNEREKYDDKDDLWPGKTFKISPSDKFVLFDPDYTLVEKIQKEKLKKNENRKLSDAEVKKLIEKEKLKKSVIAAKWEEINFSRKEFDRVISYIQDNLETYKTPVLKGLVELDGELPEEEEEKKEFSMEQVFLAAANGYLNSLDPHSNVFLKEMWEESMAKISDGSFEGIGAILSGGGSREVVVENPLEGSPAVKAGIRSGDTIVAVDGKVIKNLSLDKVVKKIKGPKATKVVLTITRKGNTGKTDIEVIRDKITIKNVTHHIVKENPQVGYIKLTGFVKPGPGEAPIETQINNAVVEMEQEAKDSGKPLKALILDLRGNSGGYLDLAIDIADMFIEKGMIVFTRTPFRSDEEKYAKNKDITKLPLVVMINSKSASASEIVASAIQHHGRGILLGERTFGKATVQSLNNLENNPDYLLKITNARYYSPSGKTIQVVGVSPDIEVSEEPDGGFPFRYREEDMWNHLPLIPHEGVVKSKFNVNAIKEYAKKNGKADAFLKSHANDAIKPDYMLIRSLDYIEGMLNTK; this is encoded by the coding sequence TTGAAACGAATTGTTTACTTACTTTCCTTTTTCACCCTACTTAGCTTTGCCCTTCCTGTAGGCTTTATCTCCTGCGAACCGGAAGCCAAAAAAGCTCCAAACCGTGTAACCAATTTTACCTACCAAGACTTCGAAACTGTGGTCAAATCTGTGGATAAGTATTATATTGATAAGAATATCAATAAAAACCGAGCATTCACTGATGCCGCATCCTTTGCTGTATTGAGTATGCCTCACCCACTTTATATTTACCCAGAAAGTTATTTCAATGAAAGGGAAAAATACGATGACAAAGATGATCTTTGGCCTGGAAAAACTTTTAAAATTTCCCCTTCCGACAAATTCGTGTTATTTGACCCTGATTATACTCTTGTAGAAAAAATTCAAAAAGAGAAATTAAAGAAAAACGAAAACAGAAAACTTTCAGATGCAGAAGTTAAAAAACTCATCGAAAAAGAAAAACTGAAAAAATCTGTCATTGCGGCAAAATGGGAAGAAATTAATTTTTCACGTAAAGAATTTGATCGTGTGATCTCATACATACAAGACAATTTGGAAACTTACAAAACTCCGGTGCTCAAAGGACTTGTAGAACTTGACGGCGAACTTCCAGAAGAAGAGGAAGAAAAAAAAGAGTTTAGCATGGAACAAGTGTTTCTTGCTGCTGCCAATGGGTATTTGAATTCTCTTGATCCTCATTCAAACGTTTTCTTAAAAGAAATGTGGGAAGAGTCCATGGCTAAAATTAGCGATGGATCTTTTGAAGGAATTGGTGCCATTCTTTCTGGTGGTGGGAGTCGTGAAGTTGTAGTAGAAAATCCATTAGAAGGAAGTCCTGCAGTAAAAGCAGGAATCCGAAGTGGAGATACCATTGTTGCTGTCGATGGTAAGGTGATTAAAAACCTATCACTTGACAAAGTGGTAAAAAAAATCAAAGGACCAAAAGCAACCAAAGTAGTTCTTACCATCACACGAAAGGGAAATACCGGAAAAACAGACATTGAAGTGATTCGTGATAAAATTACGATTAAAAACGTAACCCATCATATCGTTAAAGAAAATCCTCAAGTTGGATATATCAAACTCACTGGATTTGTAAAACCTGGTCCTGGCGAAGCACCAATTGAAACTCAAATTAACAATGCAGTAGTGGAGATGGAACAAGAAGCAAAGGATAGTGGTAAACCACTCAAAGCTTTGATTCTTGACCTACGCGGAAACTCCGGCGGGTATTTAGATCTAGCCATTGATATAGCCGATATGTTCATCGAAAAAGGCATGATTGTGTTCACAAGGACTCCTTTCCGTAGTGATGAAGAAAAATACGCAAAGAACAAAGACATCACAAAACTTCCGCTAGTTGTCATGATCAATTCTAAATCTGCTTCTGCTTCGGAAATTGTCGCTAGTGCCATCCAACACCATGGTCGTGGAATTTTACTTGGGGAAAGGACTTTTGGAAAAGCAACTGTACAAAGTTTAAATAACTTAGAAAACAATCCTGATTACCTACTCAAAATTACCAATGCACGTTATTACTCTCCATCCGGAAAAACCATCCAAGTTGTGGGTGTATCTCCAGATATTGAAGTTTCAGAAGAACCAGATGGAGGATTTCCATTCCGATATCGTGAAGAAGATATGTGGAACCACCTTCCTCTCATTCCCCATGAAGGTGTTGTAAAATCCAAATTCAATGTAAATGCGATCAAAGAGTATGCTAAGAAAAATGGAAAGGCGGATGCCTTCTTAAAATCACATGCCAACGATGCTATCAAACCAGACTATATGCTGATCAGAAGTTTGGATTACATTGAAGGAATGTTAAACACAAAATAA
- a CDS encoding tetratricopeptide repeat protein, whose translation MSRLRYVCRTRDTDDGYLCYTWGLLEYHRGNYAESYTAFRKALEKNPNDSLYKNMLRISAEKSGNLADLKAHSREGEVLAIFTEAQKLCKENKTPELESFRILAERGILTKETLRRGVLSDCFQRMNDGDKTLVQKEIRLSSLSYKDRLYADQMKTDPFSRIWDTASYHRGESGQAVGASAGVVTANAPIGTESGVTSATGLVKPSIAITEAWRKLKLASLSGNEPQGREAIRSFLAEIQSAKRKGKLEGQLALALERAAKLLLEQDPQYSKLRFLAKEL comes from the coding sequence ATGTCTCGACTAAGATACGTTTGCCGAACGCGTGATACTGACGACGGATATTTATGTTACACTTGGGGACTTTTGGAATACCACCGCGGAAATTATGCTGAGAGTTATACTGCTTTTAGAAAAGCTCTAGAAAAAAATCCAAACGATAGTTTATATAAAAATATGTTACGCATTTCGGCCGAAAAATCTGGAAATTTAGCAGATCTCAAAGCCCATTCTAGAGAGGGAGAGGTTTTGGCAATTTTTACTGAGGCACAAAAACTTTGTAAGGAAAACAAAACTCCAGAACTTGAATCCTTTCGAATTCTCGCTGAACGAGGCATCCTAACCAAAGAAACACTTCGCCGGGGTGTACTTTCCGATTGTTTCCAACGAATGAACGATGGAGACAAAACTTTGGTCCAAAAAGAAATCCGGCTTTCCTCACTTTCCTATAAGGACCGTCTTTATGCAGACCAAATGAAAACGGATCCTTTTTCTCGGATTTGGGATACGGCGAGTTACCACCGTGGGGAATCAGGGCAGGCTGTGGGTGCTAGTGCTGGAGTTGTCACAGCAAATGCACCTATCGGAACAGAAAGTGGTGTAACTTCCGCAACGGGATTGGTTAAGCCTAGTATAGCGATTACCGAGGCTTGGCGAAAACTCAAACTTGCCTCCCTTTCTGGAAACGAACCACAAGGGCGAGAAGCCATCCGAAGTTTTTTAGCGGAGATCCAATCAGCCAAACGAAAAGGAAAACTAGAAGGACAACTCGCTTTGGCCTTAGAAAGAGCAGCTAAATTACTTTTGGAACAAGATCCTCAGTATTCTAAGCTTCGTTTCCTTGCGAAAGAACTCTAA
- a CDS encoding pyridoxine 5'-phosphate synthase, whose product MTQLSVNVNKIATLRNSRGGSIPSVIQISEIILGAGAYGITIHPREDERHITKQDVFEIREFLKSYNENLSKKGIPKKEFNIEGEPSERFLDLVLAARPDQATLVPVKPGEITSDHGFDLKDKTVFQTLKSLVKRFHAVGIRVSLFMETNFEQYALVKELEADRIELYTGPFAYAYERSFEEGLASYKDYETAAQEAHKLGLAVNAGHDLDTNNLQLFAKLPHLAEVSIGHRLVSQSLIVGMETTIKDYLRVLSQGNEA is encoded by the coding sequence ATGACCCAATTAAGTGTCAATGTCAACAAGATCGCCACTCTACGTAATTCTCGTGGCGGATCCATTCCTAGTGTCATTCAAATTTCTGAGATCATTCTTGGTGCTGGTGCATATGGCATTACCATCCATCCCCGAGAGGATGAAAGGCATATCACCAAACAAGATGTATTCGAAATACGGGAGTTTTTGAAATCTTACAACGAAAATTTATCGAAAAAAGGAATTCCTAAAAAAGAATTCAATATCGAAGGCGAACCAAGTGAACGATTTTTAGACCTAGTCCTGGCAGCAAGACCAGACCAAGCCACTCTCGTTCCCGTGAAACCGGGTGAAATCACTTCCGATCACGGATTTGATTTAAAAGACAAAACAGTGTTCCAAACATTAAAATCCCTGGTAAAACGTTTCCACGCAGTAGGAATTCGAGTTTCTTTGTTTATGGAAACGAATTTCGAACAGTATGCACTGGTGAAAGAATTAGAGGCAGATAGGATCGAGTTGTATACTGGACCCTTTGCTTATGCTTACGAACGGTCATTCGAAGAAGGTTTAGCAAGTTACAAAGATTATGAAACTGCTGCCCAAGAAGCCCACAAACTAGGGTTAGCTGTCAATGCTGGACATGATTTAGATACCAACAATTTACAACTGTTTGCAAAACTTCCCCATTTAGCAGAAGTTTCCATTGGTCACAGACTTGTCAGCCAAAGCCTAATTGTAGGAATGGAGACAACAATCAAGGATTACCTTAGAGTTCTTTCGCAAGGAAACGAAGCTTAG
- a CDS encoding FYDLN acid domain-containing protein has product MVAKKAVKKQAPPKKKAVAKEKPTKDAKSASPKEDKKKPVAGAKTPATKAKALPAPKTAQAATKDKPAPVAKAPAVKIDPNNPLGKKFNCYSCGTKFYDLHKPEKKCPKCGADQLAKPAIKSRMAAIRSSEYEVEEEEEPVLEDDELMEETEELEEAEEEEVAAEEEE; this is encoded by the coding sequence ATGGTCGCAAAAAAAGCAGTCAAGAAGCAGGCCCCGCCCAAGAAAAAAGCGGTAGCCAAAGAAAAACCAACTAAGGACGCAAAGTCCGCTTCCCCGAAGGAAGATAAAAAAAAGCCCGTAGCCGGCGCTAAAACTCCCGCTACGAAGGCGAAAGCCTTACCGGCTCCGAAAACAGCGCAAGCTGCCACTAAGGACAAACCGGCACCAGTGGCTAAGGCACCAGCTGTAAAGATCGATCCCAACAATCCTTTGGGCAAAAAGTTCAACTGTTACTCTTGTGGTACCAAATTTTACGATTTGCACAAACCGGAAAAAAAATGCCCTAAATGCGGGGCTGACCAATTGGCGAAACCCGCAATCAAATCGCGAATGGCCGCCATTCGAAGTTCTGAATACGAAGTGGAAGAAGAGGAAGAGCCCGTTTTAGAAGATGACGAACTCATGGAAGAAACGGAAGAATTAGAAGAGGCCGAAGAAGAGGAGGTCGCCGCCGAGGAAGAGGAGTGA
- the miaA gene encoding tRNA (adenosine(37)-N6)-dimethylallyltransferase MiaA, translated as MILPVLGGPTGSGKTALTKVLDPKRFEIVSFDSRQVYRDLPVGTTAPTHEESSYIRHWLVGFLNADESINASQFSLWAREAIKDITSRGKIPFLIGGTGFYLRAFLLGMYPVPNVPKETKDYVLELPLEKAREELLAKDPKALESLSPQDGYRIKRALEVVLTGVLWSDVSKETVGGYLSECPDVQLFGHWMDWPRDILYNRINRRVEEIATGMLAETKQVVSRYGPDCPGLRTLGYNFALAFLNGIIDSNTFIEQLAQSHRNYAKRQITWFKKDPLLSPISFEAAVQLYTNIDKI; from the coding sequence GTGATCCTTCCCGTCCTTGGTGGACCCACCGGTTCCGGAAAAACCGCCCTCACTAAAGTCCTCGACCCCAAACGTTTCGAAATTGTTTCTTTTGACTCACGCCAAGTCTACCGGGACCTTCCGGTAGGCACAACGGCACCCACTCACGAAGAGTCCTCTTACATCCGCCACTGGCTCGTTGGTTTTTTAAATGCTGACGAATCTATCAATGCGAGTCAATTTTCCCTTTGGGCAAGAGAAGCCATAAAAGACATTACTTCCCGAGGAAAAATTCCCTTTCTCATTGGAGGCACAGGTTTTTACCTTCGAGCCTTTCTTCTCGGCATGTATCCCGTACCAAATGTACCCAAAGAAACCAAAGACTATGTTTTGGAACTTCCTTTAGAAAAAGCTAGGGAAGAGTTATTGGCAAAAGATCCCAAAGCTCTGGAATCTTTATCACCACAAGATGGATACCGAATCAAACGGGCTTTGGAAGTTGTTCTCACGGGAGTTTTGTGGTCGGATGTTTCGAAAGAAACGGTTGGAGGATACTTAAGTGAATGTCCAGATGTCCAATTGTTTGGACATTGGATGGATTGGCCACGCGATATTCTCTACAATAGAATCAATCGGCGAGTGGAAGAGATCGCCACGGGAATGTTAGCGGAGACAAAACAAGTAGTTTCTCGTTATGGACCTGATTGTCCAGGCCTACGAACCTTAGGTTACAATTTTGCGCTTGCGTTTCTAAATGGAATCATAGACAGTAATACATTCATTGAGCAGCTGGCCCAAAGCCACAGGAATTATGCGAAACGACAGATCACTTGGTTCAAAAAAGATCCGTTACTTTCACCCATTTCCTTCGAAGCCGCTGTCCAATTGTATACAAATATAGATAAAATATAG